The Halalkalibacter krulwichiae genome has a segment encoding these proteins:
- a CDS encoding GerAB/ArcD/ProY family transporter, whose product MQTEKLKPFYLFFITYMTQTGIVLFMLPNMIANYFGYNGWLMIIPISVFAMIQIGLIAGIYYFNKGSSIFQTIETSFSKVNIIAKPLYLCLSIFWSVFSITVAKQYVHVMKFLYFPQTNIQWFLLLTLILTYYLVTSGIVTIAHVSTLFFFLSAPIILLLIYFVPDFSFLRFSTFVFNEHNDFYGGMIEVYTAFLGFEVTLFLFPYIKKEKKIFKYVFLGHLYTTLLYLSLTIFCYGFNSFQQLNYQVYPVINLLQYIEFDFIERLDSAFFILFYLKLIITITMYIWISLVTFKRVVMWSAQRSAFVLLVVGYLVTLPFVTKNELTSLLSLLAKVQILISIFLPLLVLTIIFLKRRRKHV is encoded by the coding sequence ATGCAAACTGAAAAATTGAAACCGTTCTATCTCTTTTTTATTACTTATATGACTCAAACGGGTATAGTGCTCTTTATGTTACCTAACATGATAGCCAATTATTTTGGATATAATGGTTGGTTAATGATTATACCCATTTCAGTTTTTGCTATGATTCAAATTGGATTAATTGCTGGAATTTATTATTTTAATAAAGGAAGTTCAATTTTTCAAACAATCGAGACTTCTTTTTCAAAGGTGAATATTATTGCCAAACCTTTGTATCTTTGTTTGAGTATATTTTGGTCCGTTTTTTCCATTACAGTTGCAAAACAATATGTACATGTTATGAAGTTTTTATACTTTCCACAAACAAATATACAATGGTTTTTACTGTTAACATTAATTCTTACGTATTACCTTGTGACAAGTGGAATCGTAACAATTGCTCACGTCTCTACATTGTTTTTCTTCTTATCAGCACCAATTATATTGCTTTTAATTTATTTTGTTCCCGATTTCTCTTTTTTGCGATTTTCTACCTTTGTTTTTAATGAACATAATGACTTTTATGGAGGCATGATAGAGGTATATACAGCATTTCTAGGGTTTGAAGTAACACTATTCCTGTTTCCTTACATAAAAAAAGAGAAAAAGATTTTTAAATACGTGTTTTTGGGGCACCTGTATACGACATTACTATATTTGAGTTTAACGATTTTTTGTTACGGGTTTAATAGTTTCCAACAATTAAATTATCAAGTTTATCCCGTAATAAATTTATTGCAGTATATAGAATTTGACTTTATTGAACGATTGGACTCCGCATTTTTTATATTATTTTATTTGAAGTTAATAATTACTATAACGATGTATATATGGATTAGTTTAGTTACGTTTAAAAGAGTTGTTATGTGGAGTGCTCAACGTAGTGCTTTTGTATTATTGGTAGTTGGATACTTAGTGACATTACCATTTGTCACCAAAAATGAACTTACTTCTTTGTTATCTTTATTAGCAAAAGTTCAAATACTAATATCCATTTTCTTACCACTGTTAGTATTGACAATTATATTTTTAAAAAGAAGGAGAAAACATGTCTAG
- a CDS encoding spore germination protein, whose protein sequence is MYINKNLSVHVKDRLDYCDDLVIRTFPELKIEVLYFGHLVGEEELKNNILQPFSNTNDEEVKIILRRKQYQQEEDINLMVKGVLEGKALIIYQNSLAYVVDIYVPKTRSVTPAEMETVIVGSKEAFIEDIGTNLSMIRRRVKSDYLKVISYNIGTITQTKMYLLYIEGITSPILVKGLQEKIKNIDIKGVNDLNQVIQYLDKKPLSVFPQYFTTERPDVSTSKLLEGRVLCLMDGSPYSLSTPTNFFEFFQSPDDYNQRWLLGTLSRLLRFAALFITLFASAFYVAVSMFHYEIIPVQLLHEFIRSRSKVPFNPVIEALIIEGIIELLREAGARLPSKIGQTIGIVGGIVIGTAAVDAGFSSNVLIIVVSISAMSSFVVPHIIMTASLRITRFYFIILASIFGFFGIIFGFTILVIHLCRLKNLGEYYLKPISPLSLKDIKDTIIRAPYQFFKK, encoded by the coding sequence ATGTACATAAATAAAAACTTATCTGTACATGTCAAAGATCGATTAGATTATTGTGATGACTTAGTAATTAGGACATTTCCAGAGTTGAAAATTGAGGTATTATATTTTGGTCATCTAGTAGGGGAAGAAGAGTTGAAAAATAACATTTTACAACCTTTTTCAAATACAAATGATGAGGAAGTAAAAATTATATTAAGAAGAAAACAATATCAACAAGAAGAAGATATTAATTTAATGGTTAAGGGAGTACTTGAAGGAAAAGCATTAATAATATACCAAAATTCACTTGCGTATGTAGTGGATATTTATGTTCCTAAAACAAGAAGTGTCACTCCAGCAGAAATGGAAACAGTAATTGTAGGATCGAAAGAAGCCTTTATAGAAGATATTGGAACTAACTTGTCTATGATTAGGAGAAGGGTTAAATCAGACTATTTAAAAGTTATTAGTTATAACATAGGTACCATCACACAAACGAAAATGTATTTGTTATATATTGAGGGGATCACTTCTCCTATATTAGTTAAAGGATTGCAAGAAAAGATCAAAAACATTGATATAAAAGGAGTTAATGACTTAAATCAAGTGATACAGTATTTAGACAAGAAGCCGTTATCTGTTTTTCCGCAGTATTTTACGACGGAGAGACCAGATGTCTCGACATCTAAGTTACTTGAGGGCAGAGTTCTTTGTTTAATGGATGGCAGTCCCTACTCATTATCAACCCCAACAAATTTCTTTGAATTCTTTCAATCGCCAGATGATTATAATCAACGGTGGTTACTTGGTACTTTATCTAGGTTATTAAGATTTGCTGCACTATTTATAACATTATTCGCTTCCGCTTTTTATGTAGCAGTGTCAATGTTTCATTATGAGATTATCCCTGTTCAATTACTTCATGAGTTTATTCGATCAAGAAGTAAAGTACCATTTAATCCAGTAATTGAGGCATTAATTATTGAAGGTATTATTGAATTGTTAAGAGAAGCAGGAGCAAGACTGCCTTCTAAAATTGGACAAACAATTGGCATAGTTGGGGGAATAGTAATTGGTACCGCGGCAGTAGATGCTGGTTTTTCAAGCAATGTTCTAATTATTGTAGTTTCTATATCTGCCATGTCATCTTTTGTAGTACCACATATCATAATGACAGCATCTTTAAGAATTACTCGATTTTACTTTATTATTCTTGCATCCATTTTTGGTTTTTTTGGGATCATTTTTGGATTTACTATTTTAGTGATTCACCTCTGCAGGTTAAAGAATTTAGGGGAGTATTATTTAAAGCCTATATCCCCACTATCTTTGAAGGATATAAAAGATACCATCATTCGTGCTCCTTATCAGTTTTTTAAGAAATAG
- a CDS encoding Ger(x)C family spore germination protein, with translation MSRILLIILILLVLPGCRDQKIVEELGFIHTIGYELIEEGENSGKLEVTISLPVAETLKQKTITTVVETPKESPIFLNKKTAKNLVSGQVRSILIGEKLAEKGVWDLIDTFYRDPVSRPTVKLSIVKSNPKQLLSKDYSEYQMVDIVIENILKKEARLNTIPEMDIHKFAKDYLDDAIDPIAPIILQSEDGIMSDGIGLFSGDQLKTTIPAIQARIFFLLTGEFKEGDLLIKNEEEKVLFSFITNKRSIDVTLGDKEEIDVKLSIDFKGFLLEYQGNKDITNEKEIEALENYIQENIENQIRDILETMKEHQIDNLGLGKYIKQKMDYQTWKNLDWPKTIDRLNVTPSVTVKIIDTGMVK, from the coding sequence ATGTCTAGAATCTTACTAATTATTCTAATATTGTTGGTACTACCGGGATGTAGGGACCAAAAAATTGTAGAAGAGTTAGGGTTTATTCATACAATAGGTTATGAGTTAATTGAAGAAGGAGAAAATTCAGGGAAACTTGAAGTGACAATATCTCTACCAGTAGCAGAAACCTTAAAACAAAAGACAATCACTACAGTGGTTGAAACTCCGAAGGAATCTCCTATATTTTTAAATAAAAAAACAGCTAAAAATTTAGTTTCCGGGCAAGTTCGAAGTATTTTAATTGGAGAGAAACTAGCAGAAAAGGGAGTATGGGATTTAATTGACACATTTTATCGAGACCCTGTTTCAAGACCTACAGTAAAACTGTCAATAGTAAAAAGCAATCCAAAACAATTATTATCAAAGGACTATTCAGAATATCAAATGGTTGACATTGTAATCGAAAATATTCTAAAAAAAGAAGCAAGGTTAAATACAATTCCTGAAATGGATATACATAAATTTGCAAAAGATTACCTAGACGATGCTATTGATCCTATTGCTCCTATTATTTTACAATCGGAAGACGGAATAATGTCGGACGGAATAGGGTTATTTAGTGGTGACCAGTTAAAAACAACCATACCAGCCATACAAGCAAGAATCTTTTTTTTACTAACTGGAGAGTTTAAAGAAGGTGATTTATTAATTAAAAACGAAGAAGAAAAAGTATTATTTAGTTTTATAACGAATAAAAGAAGTATAGATGTTACACTAGGAGATAAAGAAGAAATAGATGTGAAGTTGTCAATTGATTTTAAAGGCTTCTTACTGGAATACCAAGGAAATAAAGACATCACTAATGAAAAAGAAATAGAAGCATTAGAGAATTACATTCAAGAAAATATTGAAAATCAAATACGAGATATATTGGAAACTATGAAGGAACATCAAATAGATAACCTCGGTTTAGGAAAGTATATAAAACAAAAAATGGATTATCAAACATGGAAAAACTTGGACTGGCCCAAGACAATTGACAGGTTGAATGTTACCCCTAGTGTTACCGTTAAAATAATTGATACCGGGATGGTTAAATAA
- a CDS encoding cell wall hydrolase, whose amino-acid sequence MAVIKASYNDKRLLARLIRAEAEGEGEQGMLLVANVCVNRVRVRCLDFVDINSVERMVWQSPGGFEAVHHPYFYQRAREKEIRLAERIINGERHHPAERALWFFRPNGTCPAQWWNQWNSGRYKLHCFYSPVESECPDVYRVY is encoded by the coding sequence ATGGCTGTAATAAAGGCAAGTTATAATGATAAAAGACTTCTAGCAAGACTTATCCGTGCGGAAGCAGAAGGTGAAGGGGAGCAAGGAATGTTATTAGTCGCCAATGTTTGTGTAAATAGAGTACGAGTAAGGTGTTTAGATTTTGTTGATATTAATTCTGTAGAACGAATGGTTTGGCAGTCCCCTGGAGGATTTGAAGCCGTACACCATCCATACTTTTATCAAAGGGCAAGAGAAAAAGAAATCAGATTAGCAGAACGAATAATTAATGGTGAAAGGCATCATCCAGCAGAACGAGCACTATGGTTTTTTAGACCGAATGGCACTTGCCCTGCCCAGTGGTGGAATCAGTGGAACAGTGGCCGATATAAACTTCATTGCTTCTACTCACCTGTTGAATCCGAATGTCCAGATGTATATAGGGTTTATTGA